One genomic segment of Tursiops truncatus isolate mTurTru1 chromosome 11, mTurTru1.mat.Y, whole genome shotgun sequence includes these proteins:
- the METAP2 gene encoding methionine aminopeptidase 2 isoform X2 has translation MAGVEEAASCGSHLNGDLDPDDREEGAAITAEEAAKKKRRKKKKSKGAATEQQEPDKESGASVDEVARQLERQALEEKERVDDDEDGDGDGDAATGKKKKKKKKKRGPKVQTDPPSVPICDLYPNGVFPKGQECEYPPTQDGRTAAWRTTSEEKKALDQASEEIWNDFREAAEAHRQVRKYVMSWIKPGMTMIEICEKLEDCSRKLIKENGLNAGLAFPTGCSLNNCAAHYTPNAGDTTVLQYDDICKIDFGTHISGRIIDCAFTVTFNPKYDTLLKAVKDATNTGIKCAGIDVRLCDVGEAIQEVMESYEVEIDGKTYQVKPIRNLNGHSIGPYRIHAGKTVPIVKGGEATRMEEGEVYAIETFGSTGKGVVHDDMECSHYMKNFDVGHVPIRLPRTKHLLNVINENFGTLAFCRRWLDRLGESKYLMALKNLCDLGIVDPYPPLCDIKGSYTAQFEHTILLRPTCKEVVSRGDDY, from the exons ATGGCGGGTGTGGAGGAGGCAGCGTCCTGCGGGAGCCACCTGAATGGCGACCTGGATCCAGACgacagggaggagggagctgccATTACGGCTGAGGAGGCGGCCAAGAAAAAAAGAcggaagaagaagaagagtaaaggaGCTGCCACAG AGCAACAGGAACCTGATAAAGAATCAGGAGCCTCGGTTGATGAGGTAGCAAGACAGTTGGAAAGACAAGcattggaagagaaagaaagagttgaTGACGATGAAG ATGGAGATGGTGATGGAGATGCAGCAactggaaagaagaagaaaaagaagaagaagaagagaggac CAAAAGTTCAAACAGACCCTCCCTCAGTTCCAATATGTGACCTGTATCCTAATGGTGTATTTCCCAAAGGACAAGAATGCGAGTACCCACCCACACAAGATGG GCGAACAGCTGCTTGGAGAACtacaagtgaagaaaagaaagcattagATCAAGCTAGTGAAGAGATTTGGAACGATTTTCGAGAAGCTGCAGAAGCACATCGACAAGTTAGAAAATATGTCATGAGCTGGATCAAGCCTGGGATGACAATGATAGAAATCTG tgaaaagttgGAAGACTGTTCACGGAAGTTAATAAAagagaatggattaaatgcagGCCTGGCATTTCCTACTGGGTGTTCTCTGAATAACTGTGCTGCCCATTATACTCCCAATGCTGGTGACACAACAGTATTACAGTATGATGACATCTGTAAGATAGACTTTGGAACACATATAAGTG GTAGGATTATTGACTGCGCTTTTACTGTCACTTTTAATCCCAAATATGATACATTATTAAAAGCTGTAAAAGATGCCACTAACACTGGAATAAAG TGTGCTGGAATCGATGTCCGTCTATGTGATGTTGGTGAGGCCATCCAAGAAGTTATGGAATCCTACGAAGTTGAAATAGATGGGAAGACATATCAAG TGAAACCAATCCGTAATCTAAATGGCCATTCAATTGGACCATATAGAATACATGCTGGGAAAACCGTGCCCATTGTGAAAGGAGGAGAGGCAACAAGAATGGAG gaagGAGAAGTATATGCCATTGAAACTTTTGGTAGCACAGGAAAAGGCGTGGTTCATGATGATATGGAATGTTCACATTACATGAAAAATTTTGATGTTGGACACGTGCCAATAAG GCTTCCAAGAACAAAACACTTGTTAAATGTCATCAATGAAAACTTTGGCACCCTTGCCTTCTGCCGCAGATGGCTGGATCGTTTGGGAGAAAGTAAATACTTGATGGCTCTGAAGAATCTGTGTGACTTGGGTATTGTAGATCCATATCCACCATTATGTGacattaaaggatcatatacAGCACAGTTTGAACATACCATACTTTTGCGTCCAACATGTAAAGAAGTTGTCAGCAGAGGAGATGACTATTAA
- the METAP2 gene encoding methionine aminopeptidase 2 isoform X1 has product MAGVEEAASCGSHLNGDLDPDDREEGAAITAEEAAKKKRRKKKKSKGAATAEQQEPDKESGASVDEVARQLERQALEEKERVDDDEDGDGDGDAATGKKKKKKKKKRGPKVQTDPPSVPICDLYPNGVFPKGQECEYPPTQDGRTAAWRTTSEEKKALDQASEEIWNDFREAAEAHRQVRKYVMSWIKPGMTMIEICEKLEDCSRKLIKENGLNAGLAFPTGCSLNNCAAHYTPNAGDTTVLQYDDICKIDFGTHISGRIIDCAFTVTFNPKYDTLLKAVKDATNTGIKCAGIDVRLCDVGEAIQEVMESYEVEIDGKTYQVKPIRNLNGHSIGPYRIHAGKTVPIVKGGEATRMEEGEVYAIETFGSTGKGVVHDDMECSHYMKNFDVGHVPIRLPRTKHLLNVINENFGTLAFCRRWLDRLGESKYLMALKNLCDLGIVDPYPPLCDIKGSYTAQFEHTILLRPTCKEVVSRGDDY; this is encoded by the exons ATGGCGGGTGTGGAGGAGGCAGCGTCCTGCGGGAGCCACCTGAATGGCGACCTGGATCCAGACgacagggaggagggagctgccATTACGGCTGAGGAGGCGGCCAAGAAAAAAAGAcggaagaagaagaagagtaaaggaGCTGCCACAG CAGAGCAACAGGAACCTGATAAAGAATCAGGAGCCTCGGTTGATGAGGTAGCAAGACAGTTGGAAAGACAAGcattggaagagaaagaaagagttgaTGACGATGAAG ATGGAGATGGTGATGGAGATGCAGCAactggaaagaagaagaaaaagaagaagaagaagagaggac CAAAAGTTCAAACAGACCCTCCCTCAGTTCCAATATGTGACCTGTATCCTAATGGTGTATTTCCCAAAGGACAAGAATGCGAGTACCCACCCACACAAGATGG GCGAACAGCTGCTTGGAGAACtacaagtgaagaaaagaaagcattagATCAAGCTAGTGAAGAGATTTGGAACGATTTTCGAGAAGCTGCAGAAGCACATCGACAAGTTAGAAAATATGTCATGAGCTGGATCAAGCCTGGGATGACAATGATAGAAATCTG tgaaaagttgGAAGACTGTTCACGGAAGTTAATAAAagagaatggattaaatgcagGCCTGGCATTTCCTACTGGGTGTTCTCTGAATAACTGTGCTGCCCATTATACTCCCAATGCTGGTGACACAACAGTATTACAGTATGATGACATCTGTAAGATAGACTTTGGAACACATATAAGTG GTAGGATTATTGACTGCGCTTTTACTGTCACTTTTAATCCCAAATATGATACATTATTAAAAGCTGTAAAAGATGCCACTAACACTGGAATAAAG TGTGCTGGAATCGATGTCCGTCTATGTGATGTTGGTGAGGCCATCCAAGAAGTTATGGAATCCTACGAAGTTGAAATAGATGGGAAGACATATCAAG TGAAACCAATCCGTAATCTAAATGGCCATTCAATTGGACCATATAGAATACATGCTGGGAAAACCGTGCCCATTGTGAAAGGAGGAGAGGCAACAAGAATGGAG gaagGAGAAGTATATGCCATTGAAACTTTTGGTAGCACAGGAAAAGGCGTGGTTCATGATGATATGGAATGTTCACATTACATGAAAAATTTTGATGTTGGACACGTGCCAATAAG GCTTCCAAGAACAAAACACTTGTTAAATGTCATCAATGAAAACTTTGGCACCCTTGCCTTCTGCCGCAGATGGCTGGATCGTTTGGGAGAAAGTAAATACTTGATGGCTCTGAAGAATCTGTGTGACTTGGGTATTGTAGATCCATATCCACCATTATGTGacattaaaggatcatatacAGCACAGTTTGAACATACCATACTTTTGCGTCCAACATGTAAAGAAGTTGTCAGCAGAGGAGATGACTATTAA